In Deltaproteobacteria bacterium, the genomic stretch ATCGGTTTGCTCGGCGACGAAAGCGGCGTCGTAGAGCTTCTCCTCGATGATGACGTGTGCCATCGAGAGGCCCAGCGCGGCGTCGCTGCCGATGTTCACCGGCAGCCACAGGTCGGCGTGGATGGAAGATGGGTTGTAATCGGGCGCGATGCTGATGACGCGCGCGCCGCGGTAGCGGGCTTCGTTGAAGAAGTGGGCGTTGGGAATCTGCGTGTAGAGCGGGTTGCCGCCCCACAGCAGGATCACGTCGGAGTAGAACCAATCGTCGGCCGAGCTGGCGAAGCCGATCTTGCCGCACGTCGCCGCCGCGCCGGGGTGGTGATCGCCGATCTCCGCGTTCATGTCCAGGAACGGCGTGTCGAGCAAGAACGAGGTGCGCACCAGGCCGATGCCGTGGCAGCCGTTGGTGGCCGCGGTGCCCAGGTCCCAGTAGATGGCGCCGGGGCCCTGCTCCTTGATGACGTCGAGCATTGTGCCGGCGATGTCCTTGAGCGCTTCGTCCCAGCTCACGCGCTGCCACTTGCCCTCGCCGCGCGCGCCGGCGCGCTTGAGCGGATACTTCAGCCGGTCCGGATCGTACATGCGCTGGCTGTAGCAGGCGCCCTTCTGGCAGCCGCGCGGGTTGAAGTCGGGCACGGCGGAGTTGGTCGGGGTATAGCTGGCGACCTGCTCCTCGCGCAGGACGAGGCCGTCCTTGACGAAGACGTTCCAATTGCAGCCGCGCTGGTACCAGCAGTTGACGTAGTGGGTCCCCTTGGCGATCTTGTCCCAGGTCCATTTCCTCCGAAGGACATCTTCCCAGGTGCGGTAGGATGGCACGGGCGGCAAGCCGCCGCCGGCCGCACCGGCCGCAGCAGCAAAGGACAAGCGGCCGAGCGACAGCGTGAACGCCGCCGCGCCGCTGCCGCGGAGGAATTGTCTGCGGGTGATGTTCAGGCTAGACATGTACCCTCTCGACTTCGACGCGCGTGCCGCGGTCGCACATGCTGGGCTCGCCGATGACCATGGTGGGCTGCAGGTGGTAGTAGCCGCCGGCCAGCTGGATTGGATTGATTGGCGCCGACGTCAGCACTTGGTGGGAGCGCTGCCCGGCGAACTGGAACGGCTCCCAGGCGTGGTAGACAATCACTTGCCCCGGCCGCACTGCCGGTGACACTTTGGCGCGGATCTCGAAGTCGCCGATGTCGTTGCGCACACGCACCGACTCGCCGTCGGCGATGTGCCGCGCTTCGGCATCGGTCGGGCTCATGTACATCACCGGGCCGCCGCGTTGCAGGCGCAGCATCGGCGCGCTGTCGCGCCACGCGGCGTGAATCGACCAGCGCGTGTGTCCGCCGGTCATCTGCAACGGATAGTCGCCGCCGATCGGCGGGTTGTCCTTGTGCACCGGCAGCTCCTCGCCTAACTCGAAATACCAATCGTGATCGATATAGAACTGCATGCGCCGCGTGAGCGTCGGCCACACCATCTTTTTCTCGGTGTGCCAGGTGTTGGCGGTGATGGTCTCGTCGGGCTTGATGTCGGTGGCGTTGCCGATGGTGACCGGACTCATACCGACGGAGGTGAAGCGCGCGCAGCCGTCCTGCTTCAACGTCTGCCAGCTCGTGCCGCCGATGTTGCTGTTCACTTCGAGCAGTGCGCTGAGCAGAGCTTCGGGGTCTTCTTCGGTGTAGCGCCGGCCGAAGGTGAAATCGTCGTAGACGCGATCGAGCCGCCGCACCTTGCCCGCGCGGTCGGTGAACGTCGTGAGCCCGCGCGCCACCGCCCGCTGCTGGATCGTCTTCATCAGCAGGCAATGGATGACCCAATCGGCCTTGGCCTCCTTGAGCGGCTCCGCCGCTTTGGTGGTGGCCTGTGAGAACGGTGCGTGCGGCGTGGCCCAGGTGATGTCGTCGCGTTCGTACCACGCTGCCGCCGGCAGCACGTAGTCGCTGTAGCGTGCGGTGTTGCTCAGGCGCGAGTCGACTGTCACAAGCAGTTTGAGTCGAGGAAGCAAGCCGTCGATCAGCCGGTCGTAACCGCGCACGCGCCGCAGAATGTTGCCGCCGACCTCGAAGAAGATCTTCGGTTCGGTTGTGGGCAGCAACTGCCAACCTTTCTCGACCGCCTCGGTCAGGTGGGCGTCGAGATCGCGCTTGAGGTGCGGGTCCCACCGGCGCGAGCTGCCGGTGAGCGGCGCCAAGGCGCCGAAGCGGTGAAAGAACAGCGTCGCCGAAAGGAACCCGCCCTTCGCGTACTCCTTGCGGGTCTCGCCGTAGATGAACATCTCATTGGTGTGGCCCTGCCACTTGGCGTGAAGCCAGGCCGGCGCCTTCTCCAGGCCGACGGCCGCGAGCGCCAGCTTCATCGGCAGCGCCGGCGCCACCCCGGCGGCTTCGTTGGCGTCGGTGGTGAGCGACGGGAAGGCGTTCATGCCGGCGCCCTTCTTGCCGAAGTGCCCGCACAGCGCCAGCACCAGCAGCTGCACCCGCTCCATCTCGACGCCGTGGTAGAACTTGGAGAAGTTCGACTGGGTCATGATCGTGGCCGCCTTGGCCTTGCCGATGCGACGGGCAAGGTGGCGGATCAGATCGGCAGGCGTGCCGGTGATCGCCGACGCCTTATCCGGCACGTACTCCTCCAGCCGCTCGCGCAACAACGAAAACACCGGCGTCACGGTCACTGACCCGCTGCGGGTCTTCACGTCGTAGTCGCCGTCCAGTGCCGGCTTGATCGTGTCGAGTGCCAGCGTCTTTCTCGGTGCGGCCTTGATTTGCTTGGAGGTCAGGTCGAACACGTAGAAAGCGTCGTCGGCACCGTTCGATTCCACGTCGCTCGCGCGCAGGAATCGGCGGGTGTCTTTGCGCACGAGCAGGGGCAGGTCGGTCTGCTCCGCGATGAACGCGGCGTCGTGGAGATCTTCGGCCACGATCACCTGCGCCAGCGACAGGCCAAGGGCGGCGTCGGTGCCGATGTTCACCGGCACCCACAGATCGGCGTGAATCGCGGAGGCGTTGAGGTCCGGTGTGATGGTGACCACGTCGGCGCGGTGGTAGCGCGCCTCCATGATGAAGTGCGCGTTGGGAATCTGCGTGTAGACGGGATTGCCGCCCCAGATGAGAATCAGGTCGGAATAGAACCAATCGTCGGCCGAGCTGGCGAAGTCGATCTTGCCGCAGGTCACGGCCGTGCCGGGATGATGATCGCCGACCTCGGTGTTGAGATCGAGGACGATGGTGTCCAGCAGGTTGCGGGTGCGAAAGAGCCCGACGCCGTGGCCGCCGCTGCTGTTGCCGCCGCCCATGTCCCAGTAGATGGCGCCGGGGCCTTCGGCGCGCAGGACGTCGATCACGCGGTCCGCGATATCGGTGAGCGCCTCGTCCCAGCTCACGCGCTGCCACTTGTCGTCGCCGCGTTGGCCGACGCGCTTGAGCGGATGCGTCACCCGGCTGGGATCGTACATGCGCTGGCTGTAGCAGGCGCCCTTTTGACAACCGCGCGGATTGAAGTCGGGCACGGCGGCGTTGGTCTGGGGATACTTCCCGACCTGTTCCTCGCGCCATACGAGCCCGTCCTTGACGTAGACGTTCCAGTTACAGCCGCGTTGATACCAGCAGTTAACGTGGTGCGTGCCCTTGGCGACTTTGTCCCACGTCCAGCGCTGGCGATAGACGTCCTCCCACTTCGCGTACGCGGGCGGGCCGGCAGTCGCTGCGTGTGCGGCAGCGGCGCCGCTTGGCCTGACGCCCAGGCGCGTGAGCGAGAGGCCGAGGGACGCGGCTCCAGCGGTCTCCAGGAACTGGCGCCGCGTTAGCGTCATAGCCCGCTTCCCGCCCTCACGCCTTCTGCAGCTCGACGGCGGTGCCGCGTGGGTTGTGGTGCGGGCCGGCGTAGAGGAAGCGGTAGTGGAGCTGGCCGTACTCGGCCATGTGCAGCGCCTTCCACGCCGACGGCACCGGCTCTTGATTGCCCTGCCAGTTCTTGAACTGGAACGGCTCCCAGGCATGGTAGATGATCACCTGCCCGGGCTGCACCGACGGTGAGACTTTCGCGAGCAGCTCGCAGCTGCCGGCGTCGTTGAAGACGCGCACGCGATCGTTGTCGTGGATGGCGCGGGCGGCGGCATCGGCGGCGCCGATGTAGACGTACGGCTCGCCGCGCTGCAGGCGCATCATGGTGTTGTGATCCTGCCAGATGGAGTGAATCGACCAGCGCGTGTGGCCGCCGGTGAGCCGCAGCGGGAAGTCGCCGCCCATCTTGGGCGGCTCCTTGTGCGCCGGCAGCTCCTCGTGCGCGGCAAGGTACCAGTCGTGGTCGATGTAGAACTGCTGCCGCCCGGTCAGCGTCGGCCACGGCTGCTTGTGCTCGACGAACCACTGGCAGGGATAGATCGAATCGCCGGGCTCGTAGTCGCTGCACAGGTTGGTGTGGGTGCGGAATGGCCCCACTTCCTTGATGCGCACGGCTCCCTTTTCGACCGCTT encodes the following:
- a CDS encoding molybdopterin-dependent oxidoreductase yields the protein MTLTRRQFLETAGAASLGLSLTRLGVRPSGAAAAHAATAGPPAYAKWEDVYRQRWTWDKVAKGTHHVNCWYQRGCNWNVYVKDGLVWREEQVGKYPQTNAAVPDFNPRGCQKGACYSQRMYDPSRVTHPLKRVGQRGDDKWQRVSWDEALTDIADRVIDVLRAEGPGAIYWDMGGGNSSGGHGVGLFRTRNLLDTIVLDLNTEVGDHHPGTAVTCGKIDFASSADDWFYSDLILIWGGNPVYTQIPNAHFIMEARYHRADVVTITPDLNASAIHADLWVPVNIGTDAALGLSLAQVIVAEDLHDAAFIAEQTDLPLLVRKDTRRFLRASDVESNGADDAFYVFDLTSKQIKAAPRKTLALDTIKPALDGDYDVKTRSGSVTVTPVFSLLRERLEEYVPDKASAITGTPADLIRHLARRIGKAKAATIMTQSNFSKFYHGVEMERVQLLVLALCGHFGKKGAGMNAFPSLTTDANEAAGVAPALPMKLALAAVGLEKAPAWLHAKWQGHTNEMFIYGETRKEYAKGGFLSATLFFHRFGALAPLTGSSRRWDPHLKRDLDAHLTEAVEKGWQLLPTTEPKIFFEVGGNILRRVRGYDRLIDGLLPRLKLLVTVDSRLSNTARYSDYVLPAAAWYERDDITWATPHAPFSQATTKAAEPLKEAKADWVIHCLLMKTIQQRAVARGLTTFTDRAGKVRRLDRVYDDFTFGRRYTEEDPEALLSALLEVNSNIGGTSWQTLKQDGCARFTSVGMSPVTIGNATDIKPDETITANTWHTEKKMVWPTLTRRMQFYIDHDWYFELGEELPVHKDNPPIGGDYPLQMTGGHTRWSIHAAWRDSAPMLRLQRGGPVMYMSPTDAEARHIADGESVRVRNDIGDFEIRAKVSPAVRPGQVIVYHAWEPFQFAGQRSHQVLTSAPINPIQLAGGYYHLQPTMVIGEPSMCDRGTRVEVERVHV